One Bacteroidales bacterium genomic window carries:
- the cobU gene encoding bifunctional adenosylcobinamide kinase/adenosylcobinamide-phosphate guanylyltransferase: MIMIYLITGGERSGKSTYAEKLALELSEHPVYVATARKWDGNFEKRIQKHQSERGEQWNNIEEEKFISKLDLKNKVVVIDCVTLWLTNFFADTKYDIETSLTQTKAEFDKIKSINGTFIFVTNEIGMGVHAGTEIGRKFVELQGWMNQYIAKNVDKVILMVSGIPVIIKNAI; this comes from the coding sequence ATAATAATGATATATCTGATAACAGGTGGCGAACGTTCAGGCAAAAGCACTTATGCTGAAAAACTTGCTCTTGAGCTAAGTGAACATCCGGTTTATGTTGCAACTGCAAGAAAATGGGATGGCAATTTTGAAAAACGTATTCAGAAACATCAATCGGAACGTGGCGAACAATGGAATAATATTGAGGAAGAAAAATTTATCAGCAAACTTGATTTGAAAAACAAAGTTGTTGTTATAGATTGCGTTACCCTGTGGCTTACCAATTTTTTTGCCGATACAAAATATGATATTGAAACATCATTGACACAGACAAAAGCAGAGTTTGATAAAATAAAATCCATTAACGGGACTTTTATATTCGTTACCAATGAAATAGGTATGGGTGTTCATGCCGGAACTGAAATAGGACGAAAGTTTGTTGAATTACAGGGTTGGATGAATCAATACATCGCAAAAAATGTCGATAAAGTAATCCTAATGGTATCGGGTATTCCAGTAATAATAAAAAACGCTATATGA
- a CDS encoding diphthine--ammonia ligase, with the protein MNKPKAIFCWSGGKDSAYCLHKVLSERSYEVCYLLTTINDKYKRISMHGVREELLEKQAKAIGIELLKVTVSEGTNNEYEKQMEIILLKARAEGIRHVIYGDIFLEDLRVYREKNMEKVQMQGIFPLWKLDTKWLINDFLAKGFKTVTCCINDEYLNEEWVGREINTAFVNQLPVAVDPCGENGEFHTFCYEGPLFKKKILFSTGEKVYKPIEVKTDHICASSSNTKGFWFCDLIPV; encoded by the coding sequence ATGAATAAACCTAAAGCCATATTTTGCTGGAGCGGTGGTAAAGATTCTGCTTATTGTCTGCATAAAGTATTATCAGAGCGTTCGTACGAGGTGTGCTACCTTCTTACTACCATTAACGATAAATACAAACGTATTTCAATGCACGGTGTAAGAGAAGAACTGCTTGAAAAACAAGCCAAGGCAATTGGAATAGAATTGCTGAAAGTTACAGTATCGGAAGGAACAAACAACGAATACGAGAAGCAAATGGAAATAATTTTGCTCAAAGCCAGAGCAGAAGGTATCAGGCATGTAATATATGGAGATATTTTTCTTGAAGATTTAAGAGTGTACCGTGAAAAAAATATGGAAAAAGTTCAAATGCAGGGGATTTTCCCATTATGGAAATTGGATACAAAATGGCTTATAAATGATTTTCTTGCAAAAGGATTCAAGACGGTTACCTGTTGTATTAACGATGAGTACCTTAATGAAGAATGGGTAGGCAGAGAAATTAATACAGCTTTTGTTAATCAATTACCTGTTGCTGTTGACCCCTGTGGAGAGAATGGTGAGTTTCACACGTTTTGTTATGAAGGCCCATTGTTCAAAAAGAAAATCCTGTTCAGCACAGGAGAAAAAGTATACAAACCCATAGAGGTGAAAACAGACCATATTTGCGCTTCATCATCAAACACGAAAGGATTTTGGTTTTGCGATTTAATTCCGGTATAA
- a CDS encoding diphthine--ammonia ligase: MRFIIKHERILVLRFNSGIKNMLCSWNGGKDSCYAMMQAMQLGYQPKVLLNMLNENGKVSRSHGLPLEILKQQAGQLRLPLVTIPTSWNDYERNFIEILGKLKESYKLDYAVFGDIDLQPHRDWEEKVSEASNIKALLPLWKRNRKELVLEMLDSKIECMIVSCNTTMGEKYLGKTLTKKLTDELELKGIDPCGENGEFHTLVLNCPLFNRRI; this comes from the coding sequence TTGCGCTTCATCATCAAACACGAAAGGATTTTGGTTTTGCGATTTAATTCCGGTATAAAAAATATGCTCTGTTCATGGAATGGTGGTAAAGACAGTTGTTATGCAATGATGCAGGCAATGCAACTTGGATATCAGCCCAAAGTGTTATTGAATATGCTGAATGAAAACGGGAAAGTATCACGTTCTCATGGTTTGCCTTTAGAAATATTGAAACAACAAGCAGGGCAATTGAGATTGCCGTTGGTTACTATCCCGACATCGTGGAATGATTATGAAAGGAATTTTATTGAAATACTTGGAAAGCTTAAAGAATCTTATAAACTTGATTACGCTGTATTCGGAGATATTGATTTGCAGCCGCATCGTGATTGGGAAGAAAAAGTTAGCGAAGCATCAAACATCAAAGCCTTATTGCCACTTTGGAAAAGAAACAGAAAAGAACTCGTGTTAGAAATGCTCGATTCCAAAATAGAATGCATGATTGTTTCCTGTAACACAACAATGGGAGAAAAATATTTAGGCAAAACGCTTACAAAGAAATTGACAGACGAACTGGAGTTAAAAGGAATTGACCCATGTGGCGAAAATGGGGAGTTTCATACATTAGTATTGAACTGCCCGCTTTTTAACAGAAGAATATAA
- the cobT gene encoding nicotinate-nucleotide--dimethylbenzimidazole phosphoribosyltransferase, whose product MAQLKIEPVNRFIQAQLLEKINLKTKPTGALGRLEEIALQIGMIQGTLSPELKNPYIIVFAGDHGVVEENVSAYPQEVTFQMVYNFLRGGAAINVFCKQNGIKIKVVDAGVKHKFESHPDLITLKVKEGTNNFTKGPAMSIEHVHECLENGARIADEIHHTGCNIIGFGEMGIGNTTSASALMHIFTGIDLQECVGKGTGINVDSIRHKTDIIRKAITNNGNLDTPLKKLATFGGFEMAQMTGAILKAAELKMIIMVDGFIASTAFLAATHIDANISDYAIFCHQSEEKGHKMMLKYMNAKPLISLNMRLGEGTGCAVAYPVIQSAVAFLNEMASFESAGVSNKEAVSVNA is encoded by the coding sequence ATGGCCCAATTAAAAATTGAACCTGTAAACCGTTTCATTCAGGCGCAATTGCTGGAAAAAATTAACTTAAAAACCAAACCGACAGGCGCATTAGGCCGCCTTGAAGAAATTGCTTTGCAAATTGGAATGATTCAGGGAACATTATCACCTGAGTTAAAAAATCCCTATATTATTGTTTTTGCAGGGGATCATGGTGTGGTGGAAGAAAATGTTAGTGCATATCCGCAGGAAGTTACATTTCAGATGGTTTATAATTTTCTGCGCGGTGGAGCTGCCATCAATGTTTTCTGCAAGCAAAACGGAATAAAAATTAAAGTGGTGGATGCAGGTGTAAAGCACAAGTTTGAATCACATCCTGATTTAATTACTTTGAAAGTTAAGGAAGGAACTAACAACTTCACTAAGGGGCCGGCTATGAGTATTGAACATGTTCACGAGTGCCTTGAAAATGGCGCCAGGATAGCAGACGAAATTCACCATACAGGATGTAACATTATTGGTTTTGGCGAAATGGGAATTGGCAATACCACTTCAGCTTCGGCATTAATGCACATTTTTACAGGAATTGATTTACAAGAATGTGTAGGGAAAGGAACAGGAATAAACGTTGATAGTATCAGGCATAAAACGGATATTATTCGCAAAGCGATAACAAATAATGGAAACCTTGATACCCCCTTAAAAAAGCTGGCTACATTCGGTGGTTTTGAAATGGCCCAAATGACAGGAGCAATATTAAAAGCTGCTGAATTGAAAATGATAATAATGGTAGATGGATTTATTGCGAGTACTGCTTTTCTTGCGGCCACTCACATTGACGCTAATATTTCTGATTATGCTATTTTTTGTCATCAAAGCGAAGAAAAAGGGCATAAAATGATGCTGAAATATATGAATGCCAAACCATTGATTAGCTTAAACATGCGTTTGGGCGAAGGAACTGGTTGTGCAGTAGCATATCCAGTTATTCAATCGGCAGTGGCATTTTTAAATGAAATGGCAAGTTTTGAAAGTGCAGGGGTAAGTAACAAAGAAGCCGTTTCGGTAAATGCTTAA
- a CDS encoding adenosylcobinamide-GDP ribazoletransferase, whose protein sequence is MLKNEFKIFFTAVMFYTRTPCPKWVEHSPVYLNKASRYFPLIGSITGTAFFISLYLSLLIFPIEIAVLISMISGILLTGAFHEDGFADVCDGFGGGWKKQRILEIMKDSRIGAYGVIGLALLFLLKFYTLKYITVPNLNNSITLLLIFVSAHSLSRLAAISIVFTHQYVREDEESKAKPVVRNYSWKEVISSFFFGLLPLICLAFYQHQIIYTLIPVISARFLLSSYFKKWIGGYTGDCLGATQQVCEVVFYLTVIAIWKFI, encoded by the coding sequence ATGCTTAAAAATGAATTTAAAATATTTTTCACTGCCGTGATGTTTTACACGCGCACTCCCTGCCCAAAGTGGGTAGAGCATTCGCCCGTTTATTTAAACAAAGCATCACGATATTTCCCTCTCATTGGTTCGATTACCGGAACCGCATTTTTTATTTCATTATATCTTTCTCTCTTAATTTTCCCTATTGAAATTGCAGTTTTAATAAGTATGATAAGCGGAATACTTTTAACAGGGGCATTTCACGAAGACGGTTTTGCTGATGTATGCGACGGCTTTGGTGGCGGATGGAAAAAACAAAGAATCCTTGAAATAATGAAAGACAGTCGTATCGGGGCATACGGAGTAATCGGACTGGCTTTATTGTTTCTTTTAAAATTTTACACACTTAAATACATAACCGTTCCAAACCTCAATAATTCAATCACACTACTTTTAATTTTCGTTTCGGCCCATTCATTAAGTCGTTTAGCAGCCATTTCAATTGTGTTTACTCATCAATACGTCCGTGAAGATGAAGAAAGCAAAGCAAAACCCGTGGTTCGAAATTATTCATGGAAAGAAGTTATCAGCTCATTTTTTTTCGGATTGTTACCACTCATTTGCTTAGCATTCTATCAACATCAAATCATTTATACTTTAATTCCCGTGATCTCTGCAAGATTTCTATTATCAAGCTATTTTAAAAAATGGATTGGCGGATATACAGGAGATTGTTTAGGAGCAACACAACAAGTTTGTGAAGTCGTATTTTATTTAACTGTTATCGCAATATGGAAGTTTATTTAA
- the cobC gene encoding alpha-ribazole phosphatase, which yields MEVYLIRHTETIADKGVCYGQSNVPLKEPFLEEFDGIVEQIKVEHPIIYSSPLSRCTTLANYFHFHNKSQQAIIYDDRLKELNFGQWELSKWDKIEPKPLNKWMNDYVNHSVPGGESFTQLYLRVNDFIKAILLKEHGERPAIIITHAGVIRCFLCRKQNIPLKDAFSLHINYGSISKINIDK from the coding sequence ATGGAAGTTTATTTAATTCGACATACCGAAACCATTGCGGACAAAGGCGTTTGCTACGGTCAATCAAATGTGCCTTTGAAAGAACCATTTCTTGAAGAATTCGATGGAATTGTTGAGCAAATAAAAGTTGAACATCCCATAATTTACTCCAGCCCTTTAAGTCGGTGTACGACCCTTGCAAATTATTTTCATTTTCATAATAAAAGCCAACAAGCAATAATATATGACGACCGGTTAAAAGAACTAAACTTCGGGCAATGGGAGCTGTCAAAGTGGGATAAAATTGAACCTAAGCCACTCAATAAATGGATGAATGATTATGTAAATCACTCCGTTCCTGGAGGGGAATCATTTACTCAACTTTATCTGCGAGTAAATGATTTTATTAAAGCTATATTATTAAAAGAACATGGGGAAAGACCGGCAATTATTATCACACATGCCGGAGTAATCCGCTGTTTTTTGTGTCGAAAACAAAATATTCCCTTGAAAGATGCTTTTAGCTTACATATCAATTACGGCAGTATCTCTAAAATCAATATCGATAAATAA
- a CDS encoding cation-transporting P-type ATPase produces the protein MWFSKSIEEVLKEIHVDPSHGLSEEEAKVRLEKYGANKLQGKKKKNIFQMFIAQLKDWLIYIGWVYETFGIQGVALSNRDNVY, from the coding sequence ATGTGGTTTTCAAAATCAATAGAAGAAGTCCTTAAAGAAATTCATGTTGATCCATCGCACGGCCTTTCTGAAGAAGAAGCAAAAGTCAGATTGGAAAAATATGGTGCAAATAAGCTGCAAGGGAAAAAAAAGAAGAACATTTTCCAAATGTTTATTGCACAACTTAAGGATTGGCTTATCTATATCGGTTGGGTATATGAAACGTTTGGCATTCAAGGCGTTGCACTATCAAACCGCGACAATGTTTATTAA
- the bfr gene encoding bacterioferritin, with amino-acid sequence MKGNKKLLAVLNSLLADELTAINQYMVHSEMCENWGYSKLHIAIRSQAMDEMHHAEWLIERIIFFDGAPTVSKLNTIKIGKTVAEMISNDIDDEFDAVRTYNDAIKLAREVDDQGTVDLLTKILIMEEGHVDWAEIQRAQIEQMGMENYLVNQTESPAS; translated from the coding sequence ATGAAAGGGAATAAAAAATTACTTGCAGTCTTGAATTCACTTCTGGCAGATGAACTCACGGCAATAAACCAGTACATGGTCCATTCTGAAATGTGCGAAAACTGGGGCTACAGTAAACTTCATATAGCTATCAGAAGCCAGGCAATGGATGAAATGCACCATGCCGAGTGGCTTATCGAGCGAATCATTTTTTTCGATGGTGCGCCAACGGTATCCAAACTTAATACTATAAAGATTGGCAAAACTGTTGCAGAAATGATCAGTAACGACATTGACGATGAATTTGATGCTGTACGCACTTATAATGACGCAATCAAACTCGCCCGTGAGGTCGATGATCAAGGTACTGTAGACCTGCTGACCAAAATACTTATAATGGAAGAAGGCCACGTCGATTGGGCAGAAATACAACGTGCACAGATTGAGCAGATGGGCATGGAGAATTATCTGGTCAATCAGACTGAAAGTCCGGCAAGCTGA
- a CDS encoding B12-binding domain-containing radical SAM protein: protein MNVLLIYPHYPDSFWSFKHALRFISKKAAVPPLGLITVSAMLPSTWQKKLVDMNVTPLKTKDIQWADYVFISAMYIQKESVDSVIVECVKQGVKIVAGGPLFTQEYQNYPQIDHLILNEAEITLPLFLNDLQDGHPERIYKTTGFPDITSTPVPDFRLLSRKNYAFMNIQVSRGCPFSCEFCEITSLFGHKVRMKSTKQILNELETLYELRWRGNVFIVDDNFIGNIIAIKHDLLPAMKEWMQERKHPFTFTTEASINLADDDELLKLMAETGFKAVFIGIETPEENSLQECNKVQNKNRDLLHSIRKIQRAGLLVSGGFIVGFDSDSPSVFQKQIDFIQQSGIVSAMVGLLNAPKNTQLYHRMEAEDRLISESSGNNTDLSMNFIPRMNYHELIAGYKRIIRDIYTTKPYYKRIRRLLLNYKPHNTKPVRINFTTLKACLKSIFIIGVINKGRSDYWKLMIWTLFMRPALIGDAIEYTIYGYHYRTVYGLGNKNKA from the coding sequence ATGAATGTATTATTAATATATCCGCATTACCCTGATTCCTTCTGGAGTTTCAAGCATGCATTGCGCTTTATTTCAAAGAAAGCTGCAGTACCGCCTCTTGGTTTAATAACCGTATCGGCAATGCTGCCTTCAACATGGCAGAAAAAGCTGGTGGATATGAATGTTACCCCGCTGAAAACAAAGGATATTCAATGGGCCGATTATGTATTTATCAGCGCCATGTATATCCAGAAAGAATCGGTTGACTCTGTTATTGTCGAATGTGTGAAGCAGGGTGTGAAAATAGTTGCAGGTGGTCCCTTGTTTACCCAGGAATACCAAAACTATCCCCAAATTGATCACCTTATTCTGAATGAGGCTGAAATAACATTACCCCTTTTTCTGAATGATCTGCAAGATGGTCATCCGGAAAGAATTTACAAAACCACCGGATTTCCTGATATTACGTCAACTCCTGTACCCGATTTCCGATTATTATCAAGGAAAAATTATGCCTTTATGAATATCCAGGTTTCACGGGGATGTCCGTTTTCCTGTGAATTCTGTGAAATAACTTCTCTGTTCGGCCATAAGGTCAGGATGAAATCGACAAAACAAATTCTGAACGAACTCGAAACATTATATGAACTGCGTTGGCGTGGAAATGTATTTATTGTAGACGATAATTTTATTGGAAATATAATTGCCATTAAGCACGATTTACTTCCCGCCATGAAAGAGTGGATGCAGGAACGCAAACATCCTTTTACATTCACAACCGAGGCTTCCATTAATCTGGCCGATGATGATGAACTTTTAAAACTGATGGCTGAAACAGGATTTAAAGCCGTATTTATTGGGATTGAAACCCCTGAAGAAAATTCGCTTCAGGAGTGCAACAAGGTTCAGAACAAAAACCGGGACCTGCTGCACAGCATAAGGAAGATACAACGTGCCGGTTTGCTTGTTTCAGGCGGGTTTATTGTAGGTTTCGACAGCGATTCGCCATCCGTTTTTCAAAAGCAGATCGATTTTATACAGCAAAGTGGAATTGTTTCGGCCATGGTAGGATTGTTAAATGCTCCTAAGAACACACAACTTTATCATCGCATGGAGGCTGAAGACAGGTTAATAAGCGAATCGTCAGGCAATAATACTGATTTATCCATGAATTTTATTCCCCGGATGAATTATCACGAACTGATTGCAGGATATAAAAGAATAATTCGCGATATCTATACCACAAAACCCTATTATAAAAGGATACGGAGATTATTACTCAATTATAAACCCCACAATACAAAACCGGTAAGGATCAATTTTACCACACTTAAAGCTTGCCTAAAATCAATTTTTATTATCGGGGTAATTAATAAGGGCCGGAGTGATTATTGGAAATTGATGATATGGACTCTTTTTATGCGACCGGCATTAATAGGTGATGCTATAGAATATACAATCTATGGCTATCATTACAGAACAGTATACGGATTAGGAAATAAGAATAAAGCCTGA
- the glgP gene encoding alpha-glucan family phosphorylase: MKEKTDIRKPVYSFLPAELEGVDSLAELALDVRWSWDHSADEIWRMLDPALWDLTQNPWVVLQTVSRDQFQSVMNDPIFRKKIDFLVKSRKNANTVPAWFQQNYPQSPLICIAYFSMEFMLSEALPIYSGGLGNVAGDQLKTASDLGVPVVGIGLLYQQGYFRQEIDKNGMQQALFPYNDPGQLPITPLRQPNGEWLRLKIALPGYSVWLRTWQVQVGRIKLYLLDSNDAANFPAHRGITSELYGGGPELRLKQELVLGIGGWRLLNALDIQPQVCHLNEGHAAFVILERARNFMQETGQPFDVALAVTRAGNLFTTHTAVAAGFDCFSPALIEQYLGEYAEQKLGITHHQLLALGRNDPGNESEKFNMAYLAIRGSGAVNGVSRLHGEVSRNIFEPLFPKWPANEVPVGYITNGVHMPTWDSKEADEIWTKACGKGRWLGMTKTLEQDIRHVSDANLWHFRIAASKSLVEYARERLSRQLDASGATSQAIEEAKHIFDPNALTLGFARRFATYKRPNLLLHDPGRLLRLLTNPEHPVQLIIAGKAHPGDLAGQALIHEWINFIRQPETRPHIIFLSDYDMLLTEHLVQGVDVWINTPRRPWEASGTSGMKVLVNGGINLSELDGWWAEAYTPEVGWAIGDGQEHGDDPAWDAAEAEALYDMLEREVIPEFYTRDDSGIPTAWVKRMHESMARLTPRFSADRTVREYTGQHYLPLALAYSERAADKGAVGGQIVDWQHNLEQNWAALHFGEVKVETRGGQHVFEVQIFFNELDPKAVRVELYADGMDGGVPVRQELKHIEQQTETIGLHVYRKTIPATRPATDYTPRVIPNFPGVSVPLETNLILWQR; encoded by the coding sequence GTGAAAGAAAAAACAGACATAAGAAAACCTGTTTACAGTTTCCTGCCAGCGGAACTTGAGGGTGTCGATTCTCTTGCAGAGCTTGCGCTTGACGTGAGATGGTCATGGGATCATTCAGCCGATGAAATATGGCGGATGCTTGATCCTGCACTTTGGGATCTTACACAGAACCCATGGGTAGTCTTACAAACAGTTTCCCGCGATCAGTTCCAATCTGTGATGAATGATCCGATTTTCCGGAAGAAGATTGATTTCCTTGTGAAGTCCAGGAAGAATGCAAACACAGTGCCTGCATGGTTTCAACAAAATTATCCGCAGTCTCCCCTTATATGTATAGCATATTTTAGCATGGAATTCATGCTGAGTGAAGCTCTTCCCATTTATTCAGGTGGACTGGGTAATGTTGCCGGAGATCAACTTAAAACCGCAAGTGATTTGGGTGTACCCGTTGTCGGAATTGGGCTTCTTTATCAGCAGGGCTACTTTCGCCAGGAGATCGACAAGAATGGGATGCAACAGGCGCTTTTTCCATATAACGACCCCGGACAATTACCGATCACTCCTTTGCGCCAACCTAATGGAGAATGGTTGCGTTTAAAGATTGCCCTGCCTGGTTACTCTGTATGGCTGCGTACCTGGCAAGTTCAGGTCGGCAGAATAAAACTTTATCTGCTGGATAGTAATGATGCGGCAAATTTCCCTGCTCATCGTGGAATAACAAGTGAATTATACGGTGGTGGACCCGAGCTTCGGCTTAAACAGGAATTGGTGCTTGGCATTGGCGGATGGCGGTTACTTAATGCTCTTGATATTCAGCCTCAGGTATGCCATCTCAATGAGGGTCATGCGGCTTTTGTTATATTGGAACGGGCCAGGAATTTCATGCAGGAGACAGGTCAGCCTTTTGATGTTGCCCTGGCTGTTACAAGAGCAGGTAATCTTTTCACCACTCACACAGCAGTAGCGGCAGGTTTCGATTGTTTCTCACCGGCGCTTATCGAGCAATACCTCGGTGAGTACGCTGAGCAGAAACTTGGTATTACACATCACCAATTGTTAGCCTTAGGCCGTAATGATCCCGGAAACGAATCCGAGAAGTTCAATATGGCTTATCTGGCGATCCGTGGAAGCGGGGCAGTAAACGGTGTAAGTCGTCTCCATGGAGAAGTCAGCCGTAACATCTTTGAACCACTATTTCCAAAATGGCCGGCAAACGAGGTGCCTGTTGGATATATAACCAACGGGGTGCACATGCCGACATGGGATTCCAAAGAAGCAGACGAGATCTGGACTAAAGCTTGCGGCAAAGGCCGATGGCTGGGGATGACGAAAACTCTGGAGCAGGACATTCGCCATGTCTCTGACGCCAACCTTTGGCATTTTCGCATTGCCGCCAGCAAATCTCTGGTTGAATATGCACGCGAGCGATTGTCCCGGCAATTGGATGCCTCCGGCGCAACGTCCCAGGCGATTGAAGAGGCAAAACATATATTTGATCCCAACGCATTGACACTGGGCTTCGCGCGCCGTTTCGCGACCTATAAGAGACCGAACCTGTTGCTGCATGATCCGGGGCGCTTGCTACGCCTTTTGACTAATCCTGAGCACCCGGTGCAACTCATCATCGCCGGTAAGGCCCATCCGGGGGACCTGGCGGGACAGGCCTTGATCCATGAATGGATAAATTTCATCCGCCAGCCAGAGACCCGACCCCACATTATCTTCCTGAGCGACTACGACATGTTATTAACGGAACACCTGGTGCAGGGGGTGGACGTTTGGATCAACACGCCCCGGCGACCCTGGGAGGCTAGTGGAACGAGCGGCATGAAGGTGCTCGTCAATGGAGGTATCAATCTCTCGGAATTGGACGGTTGGTGGGCAGAAGCATACACGCCAGAAGTGGGATGGGCTATAGGTGATGGCCAGGAACATGGCGACGACCCTGCCTGGGATGCTGCCGAAGCCGAAGCGCTTTATGACATGCTCGAACGGGAGGTGATCCCGGAGTTTTATACACGGGACGATAGTGGCATTCCCACCGCATGGGTCAAGCGGATGCATGAAAGCATGGCGCGATTGACACCGCGCTTCTCCGCCGACCGCACGGTGCGTGAATACACCGGGCAACACTACCTCCCGTTAGCGTTAGCCTACAGCGAACGTGCTGCTGATAAAGGCGCAGTGGGTGGGCAGATAGTCGATTGGCAGCATAATCTGGAACAGAATTGGGCCGCGCTGCACTTCGGCGAAGTGAAGGTTGAAACTCGCGGCGGGCAGCACGTATTTGAGGTTCAGATCTTTTTTAATGAACTCGACCCTAAGGCGGTGCGGGTAGAACTTTACGCCGATGGAATGGATGGTGGAGTTCCTGTCCGGCAGGAATTGAAGCATATAGAACAGCAGACAGAGACAATTGGACTGCATGTCTATCGGAAAACGATTCCTGCAACACGTCCTGCAACAGATTATACTCCTCGGGTAATACCAAACTTTCCAGGTGTTTCAGTTCCACTTGAAACCAATCTGATTCTTTGGCAACGATGA